The following proteins are co-located in the Leptospira sp. GIMC2001 genome:
- a CDS encoding helix-turn-helix domain-containing protein, translated as MLLVIFANEITTWLVGLAIIPHCIFIIIYLIQKEKFGIHDRIAAIIVLAMMMIPIRQIVFHYDNHDNLNLFTRIYGYQLIVSPLLYLYCKSLVISSFQWNNKDWFHTLPFFAFSLFFVLFQPNANDSGYYTFIMNPTIKPTNEGKLIGLFNFIILFFYSIKIIQLVRFHKSNITDYLSQISETQTLTWLYWIIASFYGTLILTVGIGITTRLTNMGFLNLTITLDIFNIMFWSIYSALIYILSFFFIRQTRILHSVDESENIKSSNDEIQGEITENIESAKYRKSGLTDESKSNIHEQLKKVMEKDKPYLDEELNLKKLCIRLNVSQNHLSQVINELENLSFFHYVNEWRAKEAMELIRKDSGNNKKLIEIAYDAGFNSLSSFNLHFKRVTGMTPREFRNPVK; from the coding sequence ATGCTGTTAGTGATTTTTGCAAATGAAATAACAACTTGGTTGGTCGGACTCGCGATTATTCCTCATTGTATATTTATTATTATATACTTAATTCAAAAGGAAAAGTTTGGAATCCATGATAGAATTGCGGCTATCATTGTTTTGGCAATGATGATGATTCCGATTCGACAAATTGTTTTCCACTATGACAATCACGATAATTTGAATCTATTCACTCGAATTTATGGATACCAACTAATCGTTTCACCTTTATTGTATCTGTATTGTAAATCCTTAGTGATCTCAAGTTTTCAATGGAATAATAAGGATTGGTTCCATACCCTTCCCTTTTTTGCATTTAGCTTATTTTTTGTTTTGTTTCAACCCAATGCAAACGATTCAGGATATTATACATTCATAATGAATCCAACCATAAAACCAACGAATGAGGGTAAATTGATTGGACTTTTTAACTTTATTATATTATTCTTCTATTCAATTAAAATCATTCAATTGGTTCGATTCCACAAATCTAATATCACAGACTATCTCTCGCAGATAAGTGAAACACAAACTCTAACATGGCTTTATTGGATTATTGCTAGTTTCTATGGAACCTTAATATTAACAGTCGGTATTGGAATTACAACCAGACTCACAAATATGGGATTCCTAAATCTGACCATTACATTAGATATTTTTAATATTATGTTCTGGTCTATCTATTCCGCATTGATCTATATTCTGAGTTTTTTCTTTATTCGTCAAACTAGAATTCTACATTCTGTTGATGAATCAGAGAATATCAAATCTTCAAATGATGAAATTCAAGGCGAGATTACCGAAAATATTGAATCTGCCAAATATAGAAAATCTGGTCTCACAGATGAATCCAAATCAAACATTCACGAACAATTAAAAAAAGTAATGGAAAAGGATAAGCCTTACTTAGATGAAGAACTCAATCTTAAAAAACTATGCATACGATTGAACGTTTCACAGAATCATCTGAGTCAAGTTATCAACGAATTGGAAAATCTCAGCTTTTTCCATTACGTAAATGAATGGCGAGCAAAGGAAGCGATGGAATTGATTCGCAAAGATTCAGGTAATAATAAAAAGCTAATCGAGATTGCTTATGACGCAGGATTCAATTCTTTGTCCTCCTTCAACCTGCATTTCAAAAGAGTCACTGGAATGACACCAAGGGAATTTAGAAACCCGGTCAAATAA